DNA sequence from the Centropristis striata isolate RG_2023a ecotype Rhode Island chromosome 17, C.striata_1.0, whole genome shotgun sequence genome:
ATCTTTTGTTTAGATGTAGCAAATGTGCGTGTAAACATTTAGCCATACTAacatgaaaacactttttttttttactcttacaTCAAAGTGCACTGCACtagtttttaaaagtttcttGGTTGTTTCACTGCTCAAAAAATGAAGGAATGGCAACATTTTTGAGGACAAATATTAGATCAGTGATGTGTCTATTGCAACAGTGCCGTAAAATAACACACTTCTGCGGAGCTGAGATTGAAAATGTTCgaacaaatgaacaaataatTCTTGCAAAATGCTTTTTGTGCAAAGTACAAGGGGCTGATCATTGGCTAGTTGTAGACGAGAGGCTTGCTGAAAAAAGCCTCCATACTCGCGTGAAAAATCTCAATCCTTCAACATGCATACAGTGCTCACACTCACTCATGCACCCCTGCCCTGTCTCCCCCATTCTTACTGTAGAGTGGCAGAGGAAACCAAACACCACCATGACGATGGCCGGTGTCAGGATGGTCCCGAACACCAGTCCAGCGAGGCAGGCGTTGATCGCGGCAATTATCAGGTTCTGAGCCGTCACCAGCACCGAGCAGGCCCAGCAGTCCAGGGACCCCCGCAGCTCCAGAGGCGCTTCACTGCCCCCGCCGGCACTGTCAGCTGCAGAATAAGGAGGAGGAACAACTACACGTGAAGGTGTTTCTCTGCCTCCACCCACAGCAGTGGTGGAGGCCAGGGAGTTGGAGTGGTGGAGATGCTGGTGGTGGTTAttgtggtggtgatggtggtgatgagGCGGCAGTTCCTCGGACAGGTCCAAGGCCTGGTGGTGGGCCCCCTTCTCTAGAGTACCAGCCATACTCATAGTGAACTGTGGgcagaaacattaacaaattAAAAGTGCGAGatggaaaaagacattttatcaGAACCAATGGTAAAGCAGACAGAATTGCATGTACCACTGTAGATGTTTGAAACTGTTGTTCAGCCCTGATTAGCATGTCTACAGGCTATAGTTGTGGAAAACGTGTCATGAGAGTACAGTGCCATAGTCACCCTATCAAAGGCCTGCTAAGGCTTGGGTTCACTAAGAAGTTAGAGGTTTTATCTGTCAGGAAGAAAGGCATGTAATGCCGTCTGTGAGGTGATGATTATCAGAGAGCTGTTTGTCAAAAAGGAAACGGGCCATAATTGCTATTTGATGCCAGTTAGCCTTTTATCTCTCTACCACACAAAGTACAAAGTCTGTTTGCATACAGCCGTGCGCTTATGTTTATACATGTCAGATGGTATCAGATTAGAGCCTGATTACAGGCCTAGTGAAGGCATATTAGTATCTATGGGTGTTGGTGtcaatatgaaaacttttttacagaacatataatgccGAAAATAATGGGGTTATCTAGAGATGACTAGGTTGTTTTGCTGTATTGTCAGCACTTGACTCATAtcaacatacagtactgatgtttatttagctattttttatttatttatttactattcaTTTTCTCATGTATCCTTTCTAGAATTGTCTGACAGTgtatagtaataatacattttttttaacaaaagtaAAGCTGTGGCTTAGTTGGAAGGGTGTTCGCCCACTGATTGGAGGgtcggtggtttgatccctgaccgtgACAGCcgacatgtcgaagtatcctcgagcaagatactgaaccccaaagcGCAAAGCGACTACAAAAGTGCCATTTACCATTTTCTGAGGAAATAAGCCTTTTGAATACCTTTGCATCattatttcaatgcaaaagAACACATTCCTGCTCAAAAATTCACTATAATATATAGTGATATAATATACTAACAATTATAATTGTTCTCCTCTAAAATTGGTATTGGTAGTTCCGATGAAACCATCGTTAATTCAGTGAATCAGAACAAACATACAGTATGATGCTGAAAATGCACCACCTTGCTACATTAGATTAAAATATATGCCCTGTCTAAAAATGATACACTGTTAAATGCACAGTACTATACATCCTGGTTCCAATAGAATAATATAAGGGATCCTTATCAAAAATGCTAACTAACATAGCGCATATATCATTGtcatatttttctctctctcaaatATTAgtattatcattaaaaaaaaaacgtttttgttaTGTCATAAAAACACTCATCAATAAGTAATTGCCTCATAAGCATAATATATTTATGATAAGATTATGACACTACTGGCTGTTTAACTTTCCTTTTGGTTTGTATATCAACGTTTTCAAAGTTCATAATTTCTTAAAATCAGGTCCTCCTTCTAAGGTTTGTAGGGTCTGCTTTAATCCAACTCTGTTAGTTTTCATTCATTCTGTTTCATGGCAGATCTTATGTGGTACGCAGCTGTGTCTGGTACAGGATATCCTCACTTCTCAAAGGTCATGAGACAGGGACGCCCCAGTCAGACAGGGGACATCTCTGAGTAACCAGTTCAGCTGCCAAAAAactacagtaatggaaaaaatgacatCGGCAACCTGTTAGTCTTTCCTTGTAGACTGACAGATGAGTCCTTTCACATATGCAATATTTACTATTACTAGAGGATAATTAGCTTTTAAGGCTGCATGAATGAATTATTTGTTATTAAATGCAATAGTGGTAAACCTCTCAGTCATTTGATAGCTCAAGAAATCATATTTTTGCTGCTTTTGTATGTGTACAACACCAGGATGCCCTGAACAGTTGCTGTCTGACGAATCAttctataatataaaataatataacaatatatagtACAATAGCATTGTCTGTGTGAACTACAAAAGTTGCTGCTTTTGTGTCCAATAAAACAGCTGCGTCATTtaaccaaagaaaaaaacagccctACGAGAGTTGTTCAGTGCCTTTCACTTCGTTAGCTACTAAGTCCAGCATATATTTTCTCTGAGCAGAAACGCTACGCTAAATAAGCACCTCAgattgtgcttttat
Encoded proteins:
- the tmem88b gene encoding transmembrane protein 88 b, translating into MSMAGTLEKGAHHQALDLSEELPPHHHHHHHNNHHQHLHHSNSLASTTAVGGGRETPSRVVVPPPYSAADSAGGGSEAPLELRGSLDCWACSVLVTAQNLIIAAINACLAGLVFGTILTPAIVMVVFGFLCHSTVRPHGTTPYCSDLLTDGGCVALLVVGFLLVTPLLVLALAAYCRLARHLQLGLCFIPYSRAVYKNLPATQHRGLGNGCCGGRDGADGSGKAKVWV